One Lytechinus pictus isolate F3 Inbred chromosome 11, Lp3.0, whole genome shotgun sequence genomic window, tacagaacattcctGGGAGTTGTATAACATGTTATAATTTTCTGCTGAACTTTACTTATAGGGATTGTTGTGTGCGCAATTTGCAGGTACTGCAGCAGGAGCACACTACTCACATACAGGAAGTGGTTCTAACTATCTATGTATGCCACCTGACCCTATTTATGATGAACATAAGTCTGGTGGAAATCGTGGTCTGCTTTACTCTGCCGAATATGATACCATCACAGCCATCAGTCGTCTCCATGGTATCCACGACCACACACCAAAATGTGCAGTCTGTAGGGCGCCCTCAGGACGATCTACCAAATTGATGATCCCTGCGCGGAACGAGTGCCCTTCTGACGAGTGGCGCCTGGAGTATAGTGGTTACCTCATGTCAGCCTATCATGGCCACAAACGTACTGAGTTCGTTTGTTTCGATCATGACATGGAAGCAGAGCCTGGTACAGCTGGAAACGAAGATGGGGCTCTCTTCTACATGGTAACAGGTACATGTGTGGCCGGAAGTGGGCTTCCTTGTGGACCCTATATTGACGGTCAGGAACTCACTTGCGCTTTGTGTACGATTTAGAAATTGTTAAGATCGagtgatgataattatagtgCGTACTTTGAATTATATCTGTGTAGTGTAGTTCATCTATTGAAACATGTAGTGGACAAAAGGAATTCCCGAAGGAATACATGTTAAATTTGAAGTAGCTAGGACTTAGTTGCACCCACTGTTTCTTTGTCCAGCGTGCCATTGACAGATAATTTTAAGAAACCTTGATTCTTTTGGGTTTTTAGGTTGTTAACCTGTATACAGCGAGGGAGAATATTGCCCACCCCGACCCCCTACTTTTTTAGTGTTTTCAATGGCAAATTCT contains:
- the LOC129271261 gene encoding uncharacterized protein LOC129271261; translated protein: MTSLYRASYELLRVLRVYDEFSIKYIAVTSESRTFKMANLLLWMISVTTIATSSGHTIDRISGPCSLCPEGAPGPRGPHGDIGLPGRDGRDGRDAPCNGQQSGMPSGGHTVINSSGAVYIRWGRDVCVDGSELVYAGTAAGAHYSHTGSGSNYLCMPPDPIYDEHKSGGNRGLLYSAEYDTITAISRLHGIHDHTPKCAVCRAPSGRSTKLMIPARNECPSDEWRLEYSGYLMSAYHGHKRTEFVCFDHDMEAEPGTAGNEDGALFYMVTGTCVAGSGLPCGPYIDGQELTCALCTI